In the Hevea brasiliensis isolate MT/VB/25A 57/8 chromosome 8, ASM3005281v1, whole genome shotgun sequence genome, CAATGAATTTTGGTTTACTGATATATACTTGAGTTGCTTTAAAAACCATAAATCTTAAATTCCAACTCTAATTgaaacttaataaaaaaaaaaataattaagtagtcaataattaaaataatgatgAAATGTCTAAATACATGTGAAATGATAAAAGTATCCTTCATTGACaaaaaaatttaagataattaTATTTTCCTAGAAAAAATCCTTttacaagaaatttaaaaaaaaattcaaaatttatttaccaAGCAAATTTTTTCCAagacaaaatatttcaattttttttcgtAAACCAAAAAAAAGCATTTATCACAGAATAAAAATTTTCCAAGAAATTTTCTTCTAAAAATTTATGCATACTTGAAAGAAGGCAAAAAATGTCTTTTTCTTCTACTTGAACAACAAAATACCTTTCTTGTTTTTTCTATATAGAAAAGTGTCATCTACAAAATGGAGTGCGTTCTCTATTATTAAATTATCAAGGAATAACTAATTCGGttttaaaaaataatgaacaTATAACTAATTGTCATTTATAGCTCTCTTTAGTTCCGAAACTTTTatgataattttattgattatatTAGTTAATGTTTTTTTAGTAATATCAAAATATTAAAGATATTTTGATTATTTCGTAGGTTTATCTTCATTTCTATTATAAATGATTAtttaaagataataataataaatgatataaattaagataaaaactattttataaacacataatttaaatatatattaaaataaaattagtatATAATTTAAGTCAAATTAAATTAGGATTGATTAAAACTCTTTTTATAaacatattatttaaataaaaatgaaaatagaaTGGTAATAAATTAAcattttgataaaatattattagttagatttcattttgatttttaaattaaatattaatgcgGAGCAATTtcctattaaatattaataaaatatttctccTAATGTGAATGTAATTAAAAAGTAGGAGCAATTTCTGAAATTTATATTATAGAAATGAAAAAGAGAATTTTGAGGGGAAAAAGAAAAAATtcaagtaatgagttacaaagaaAGAGGAGGAAAGGATCTTACCTTTTCCAACAATAGAAGGGGCTGTTGAATTGGAATGCTGTGTTGGCCCTCTTCATGTCCTTCTTCCAGACCAAATTTCCTTGCTTTGCGACAATTACGAACTTCCAAACATTTCAATTTTTGCCACTCAGAAATATGTGTCCCTGGATAGAAACTCCTCAGTTCTAATAGTTCAATAAGTTTAAGGGAGGTTAATTGAGGGAACTTAAAACAGTAATAAGGGGCTGGTTCCACATCTTCTGGCTTTGCAACAATCTCCTCAACCCCACATTTAATTATTGTAAGATTTTCAAGTTGCAAAAGACTCTCGGCTATGGAGGCTGGAAAGAGATTTTTTAGAACACCACAATATGAAACTTCAActgatttcaaattttgaaaagtGAAAACTCCTTGTGGATCCTTCCTCCACACATGCTTCAACGATGGCAGACTctgtatatataattttctcaGCTCAAATGCTTCAACAACATTGAACCCTTCAAGTTGATATATCTCTTGCAAAGACTTACAAAATCGTACATTCAACTCCTCTAATCTTTGGAATCTTTCTAAGACATTTGACGGGAAAACAGTCCTTAATTTCGAGCAATGAGAAATACCCAATGATTTTAGTTTACAGAAGGAATTAGCCGCAAGTTGGCTGTGCCATACacttttcatttcattcatttccCGGAGATTCAAATTCTCCAAGTTAGAGAAAGCAACCTGAAATGCAAAATTAAAGACACTTAACGTAATCATAAGCTAATTAAAAGTGAGACAAAAATGTAATCAATCCAGGTGATGTGGAGTGGAGGCCTGTTGAAAGTTGATTTATTCAATCTCTtcctcttcattaaaaataacatttaaaattaaattttcgtaaataaatGACAAAAATATTTAGATAAAAGATTATACATGAATTGTGTAACAGAGATGGACAAAAGGGAAGGATTTGCAAAATCCCTATACAATTATCCTcatgacaaattaattaattaggatgaaatgaaaacttgaaaataaaatatgaaaatgtaAGAGTTTTTGGAGCAGACACACACCTgtcttaaaaatgatttaataatattacttaaaaaatttattatatgacaaagcttatttaaatattttcaattttaatgatTAAAATCTTATTTCATAAACAAATAATAATTATCTATCTtaagtttaaaattttatatattatgaaATTTTGCTCATCATATTTTGTatctctaaaaattaaatttttaattaaattttaggtTATATTAAAAAGGATgaattattatttgaaaattatattaataaatatatatatatatataaataattattcaataaaatattatttataatatttacaaatttaattttaaaatatttcttatatatatatatatatatatatatatatatatttaaaatttaagaatttattaataatttttcaacaAGCGTcacgtttattcatatttttttatatgttatttaattttaaaaaataataaaaaattatttactaatcaatttattttatttactaatagttaaaataaaattataataaattaaaaattttttcataaagaaaattttataatatgattacaaaaatataaaatataaaaatatatattaaattattttattaaaataaaataataaattatctgTACAATAACCAGTTAACTTTAATAATGAAGACTCACACTTTTATttatgtagagagagagagagagagagagagagagagtggtaAAAATAATCACCATTTCATTGAAGAGAGATTGAATTTCAGTATTGTGGTTCTTCTCTGTGTAAACTTGTTTTGCCATCATGTCTGTATGTGGAACACTGGGGACCAAACACATCAATGCACCGCATCCCTCTATGTTCAAGTCTCTaagagattgaaattcaattTGATAGCCACTGCAGAATCTAATCAAGTTTGGAAGATGCCGAAGCCTCAGCACATCCAATTTAGGGAAGATTATCTTATTCAccctctcatcttcttcttctataGATTCCTCCGTCAGTATTATCTCTTTCATGGAACGACATTCACCAATATGAAGTCTTTTGAGATGCAAAAGACTTTTAACAATTGAAGTTGTAaataaatacttcaaattgtcgCATCTCGTCACAGTCAAGCTTTTTAAGTTTGAATAAGTTGCGGAAAGTTGGTCgtgccatatcttttcacaagtaaCTGAGTCTAGTCGAAGATCCTCCAAGTTGGGGAAAGAAACCTGATAAAGCCTTTGTTTCAAGCACTGCTCTAATAATTttctattaaaataaattaaataataagaaAAGCATACAGATAATGTCAAACGATTAGTGCATGACATACCATTCTGTTGAAAAGTGATAATTCCTCTGACAGAAATTCCTCAAATGCTGTCTCATCTGCAGTCAATATTTGCTTGTGTCTCGATTCAGTTCCTGGAGGCACCTTCTTCATGTTGCTGCGAAAGCTTCTAAGATGTGGTAGACCATCCAGCTTCAAGGAGCGTAACTGATTGAACTCAACCACTTCTTCATTGCTGTCTTGATCTTCATCTATAACAATAGCTTCCATGTTGGGACAAGACCGCACTCCCATTACTCGTAGCTGCAAAAGACATCTGGCAGTAGATAATGAGAAGAGATTCGTCAATCTGTTGCAATTCCATACTTCTAAAATTCCTAATTTATTAAAAGATCCTGCAGCGAGTTGACCATGACAAATCTTCTCCAGATTcattaaatttttcaaaattaaggACTCTAGAATGGGAAAGGCATCACATGCAGCGCACTTTGTCGAATTGATGATATGTTGAATGACAGTATTGTTCTGGACATGGAGACGCTTCAATTGCGGAAAGCCGTCCCCATCAATATCATACAACACATTCTCAGCCCCTCTCACTTCATCTAAATATAAATCTTCAGTCTCCCTCAACAACACTTTGACCCCATACTCTGAATGAATGCTTGTCTTGAGCTTAAGTTTCAGCATTCTGGAGGTTTTATAATTCCCATTCCAGTCCCATCCATACCCTATGAGTATTCTATAGCTTTGCAACCCATTAGAAAATAGGCGTTTTGGTAATATCTTGGCATCCAGTATCTGTACTTCCAAAGTCATCAAGTGAGACAAGTATTCCAACTCAGCAAGGCTTGCATTGCCTTGATTTCTAATCCCATCGGCCTCCCACTGATCAAAGCTGTTACTCATATACAGTGCTTCTAGCAGGGACAGCTTTGATAAGGCACTTGCAGGAATCATTTTGAGTTTGGAACAATCGCTCACATCTAACAATTTTAGTCGAGTCAGTTCCTCTATTTGTCTGGGCAACTCAACAATGTAGGAGTTTGCAAAACTAAGGACTCGTAGTTGCTTCAAGTCTCCGATGATAGCTATGTCATCCAGTTGGCATCGATGCAAGCAAAGGGTATGAAGGTTGGATAGGAAAGCAAGTGAAGAAGGAAGGGACACAAAACGCATCCCAGTAAAATCCACTACTTCGAGGTTTCTAATCCCCTTGAAAAATAGGTCTGGGATTCCCAAAGAAAGAACTTCAGTGAAAAGTAATAGTAGCTCTGCTTTTGGGCACTCCCACCCTTCAGGGAGATCTTCAATATCACAATAAGGCAGAGAAATTCTGGCGGAATCCTTGTTTGGCCATTTCATCAACTCACTGCCGCTTCTTGTACCTATAAACGCATGTTGCTCTCTAGATGCAATCAATAAAGCAGTGTCTCGAACAACATCATGCATTTTCACAAATCCATACTTATCAGCGTCTATCAATAAGCATTTTGCTTTGAGGGTATCAATCAAAGTATAAACTTTGTTTCTTGCTTCTTTAACAGTAGAAATGTGCTTGAATAAACTTAGACCCATGACGTATTTCAGCAAGGACCGGATTGGAATATTAGATAGTCCTAACAGACCACAAAGTAAGAAAAACGACTTGACTTCATTACCAGGCAAATCATTGTAGCTTGACTCCAGAACTGAGTGTACTTTTGCATATATTTCTTCATTGTCAAACACAGATAGCTGCTTCAGCTTATCATTCCATGCGTATGACTCTCTATTTCGCAAGTCTGTCGCCACTGTGAGTAATAGAAGAGGCAATCCTGCACATTTTTTAGCAACTTCCCTGGCTATGGGAGGCAATTCTGAATCTTCAGCATCTGCCAGAGTCATTTCAAACAGACTCCACGCCTCTTCGTCCTGTAGAACGTCAAGGTGGAAAACAACTTGTGTGCCCATCTGGGACAGTACATGTTTGTCCCTTGAGGTTAGCAGTATTTTGCATCCTTTGCAGTCATCCCCGATGGGAATTCCTACTGCTTTTAAATCAAGTTGTTTCCAAATATCATCTAGAATTATAAGTACCTTCTTCTCTTTCTTCAACCTCTCATATAGTCGATTAGCTCTTCCAGGTATTCCCTCCACATCAAATGTCAGGCCCAGGACATCAGCTACCTCCGATTGAATTCTTCGGAGTTCTGGTATTTGATTCACTGCAACCATAACCACCTCGTCGAATAGCTTCTCTTCTATAGCTTGCCTGTGGACCTCTTTTGCTAGGGTGGTCTTCCCCACACCTCCCATTCCATGAACTCCAATCTTGTTAAGATTAGGATCTCTCAGAGCATCCATAACTTGCTTCAAGAACAAAACTCTTGAATTCAAGGCCTCACGATGATATACTGATGAGGCAACTATCTGCAGTATACGGGGACGAAAGGAAATCGGATCATGGTCGCCTTCATTCACAAGCTTATCAATTGCCAACGCTTTCTTCTCTGCTTTCTTGCTAAGAAGGTAGCGCGTCTTCAAATCAGGACATAATCCAACGAAACACCTCTTTTTCGCTTGTTCTTCGCCTTGGATAAATTCATCAGCTTCTTCAATAGCTTTGCCCGCTTCGATCAGCCACTTGTCGACACTTTCGTATATCTCTTCCCCTTTTCTTTTAGCCTCATCAGCGGATTGCTGCAACTTGAGTCTTTTGTTCCTCAACTGCTCAGCCTCATGATGAAGTGTCTCAAACTTGCTCTTGCAGGTGAAAGGATGACTCATATGCCGTATGATTGGACCAACAATATATTCATTGATGGGTTCTTTAATTAGCTGTGTGACCATGGAAACAAAGATATTTagaaccattttttttttctatttttcctttttcaaCCTGAAATCTCAGATCAAAAGCAAACTAGAACAAGAAATGAGAGTCAACCAAAACAACAACAAAGGACCGCTGAAATCAAATGgcacggaaaaaaaaaaaaaacagtcgcAAAAGAGTTTGAGAGTCGAATGAAGACAGGAAACAGAGAATTAAcagagaaataaagaaaacagAGAGAGGAATGAGCGCTGGCTATGGATGAGTAAAGGGAGTGAAGCGAAGGTAAGGTAGGAGTTGACGAGTGATGAAAAGACAAAGGAAAGGGAAAGGATTAtaatttttaatccaattaaatcgatttttaatttattgtatAAATTACCCATTttcctttaatttaaaaaattattttaatttaaaaaaaaaaactattttaattttatttcttaatttaattttaaccaGAATTGTGTAGAGTGGATTGTTTCCAATTTCTTTAGACGATTCTATTTTTTGTCTTTTATAGACCGCCACCCAACTTTATAGTCTTATAAAGAAATGAACTAAAACTAAAACTTAAACTACACGTCCTTATTATTTTGGAGTTATTTTAAATACTTGATAATAGTGATTGTGGtttgattttaaaaaaataataatttaaaattatttttgaaaaaaattttaatattattaaaataataatttaaaatttgtattattaattaaaattttataatgaaaatattttagaataaaataaaaaaattataaatattttcggAATAATTTTCGAAAAAAAAAAGAGTGGCATTTCATATTGGGACTGCAaaagtttctttttttttaatattacaattcGTTGCGTACATGCATAAGAATATGCCTTCTTGccgtaataatgataataataataataataataataaatatttataaggagCTTCAATATATATACTAATTCTTTTGCAGTCCTTTCTACTATTCTCtctcttttcctcttttcttcttccattttattttaaactctctctctctctctctctctctctctctctctctctctctctctctctatatatatatatatatatatatataatcattttACTAATGGGATGATTCCTTTTTTTCAATAG is a window encoding:
- the LOC110649893 gene encoding uncharacterized protein LOC110649893 isoform X5, producing MVLNIFVSMVTQLIKEPINEYIVGPIIRHMSHPFTCKSKFETLHHEAEQLRNKRLKLQQSADEAKRKGEEIYESVDKWLIEAGKAIEEADEFIQGEEQAKKRCFVGLCPDLKTRYLLSKKAEKKALAIDKLVNEGDHDPISFRPRILQIVASSVYHREALNSRVLFLKQVMDALRDPNLNKIGVHGMGGVGKTTLAKEVHRQAIEEKLFDEVVMVAVNQIPELRRIQSEVADVLGLTFDVEGIPGRANRLYERLKKEKKVLIILDDIWKQLDLKAVGIPIGDDCKGCKILLTSRDKHVLSQMGTQVVFHLDVLQDEEAWSLFEMTLADAEDSELPPIAREVAKKCAGLPLLLLTVATDLRNRESYAWNDKLKQLSVFDNEEIYAKVHSVLESSYNDLPGNEVKSFFLLCGLLGLSNIPIRSLLKYVMGLSLFKHISTVKEARNKVYTLIDTLKAKCLLIDADKYGFVKMHDVVRDTALLIASREQHAFIGTRSGSELMKWPNKDSARISLPYCDIEDLPEGWECPKAELLLLFTEVLSLGIPDLFFKGIRNLEVVDFTGMRFVSLPSSLAFLSNLHTLCLHRCQLDDIAIIGDLKQLRVLSFANSYIVELPRQIEELTRLKLLDVSDCSKLKMIPASALSKLSLLEALYMSNSFDQWEADGIRNQGNASLAELEYLSHLMTLEVQILDAKILPKRLFSNGLQSYRILIGYGWDWNGNYKTSRMLKLKLKTSIHSEYGVKVLLRETEDLYLDEVRGAENVLYDIDGDGFPQLKRLHVQNNTVIQHIINSTKCAACDAFPILESLILKNLMNLEKICHGQLAAGSFNKLGILEVWNCNRLTNLFSLSTARCLLQLRVMGVRSCPNMEAIVIDEDQDSNEEVVEFNQLRSLKLDGLPHLRSFRSNMKKVPPGTESRHKQILTADETAFEEFLSEELSLFNRMQVSFPNLEDLRLDSVTCEKIWHDQLSATYSNLKSLTVTRCDNLKYLFTTSIVKSLLHLKRLHIGECRSMKEIILTEESIEEEDERVNKIIFPKLDVLRLRHLPNLIRFCSGYQIEFQSLRDLNIEGCGALMCLVPSVPHTDMMAKQVYTEKNHNTEIQSLFNEMVAFSNLENLNLREMNEMKSVWHSQLAANSFCKLKSLGISHCSKLRTVFPSNVLERFQRLEELNVRFCKSLQEIYQLEGFNVVEAFELRKLYIQSLPSLKHVWRKDPQGVFTFQNLKSVEVSYCGVLKNLFPASIAESLLQLENLTIIKCGVEEIVAKPEDVEPAPYYCFKFPQLTSLKLIELLELRSFYPGTHISEWQKLKCLEVRNCRKARKFGLEEGHEEGQHSIPIQQPLLLLEKMSPNLEELTLEHKDLIAIQHRQLSFQHFFKLKVLTLSNLQNRSQLFLIGFLKTLYYVDTIVVESGNLEELFLCEGFTLVKNLKLSTVDNLKQIWDVDSRLKPVLQHLETLSVNHCNSLINTVPSSSSFLNLATLEVSSCEGLVNLITVSTAKTMVQLTKMRVSCCNKMTEIVTSDGDDHREDEIIFSKLQILELTHLSSLISFCSGNHAFNFPSLENVKVNKCLQMKIFSFGVLNTPKLRGIRLQNQQHWEGNLNASIAANQLKVHPYFQVSQFPALWHGGIQGRLFHNVQSLTVDKCAISDIPVPANLLQFLNKLKSLQVEYCDSAEIVFDLEGLSVDDGHTKLLPQLSILHLANLPMLRHLWNKDPLGILEFHNLRLLHVENCNSLKNIFTWSTALCLMQLEEIKLSNCNTIEEIIEKEGPEEATSSADKMILPSLKLVDLECLPKFSSFYSGSSNLECLSLKKLSICECPSMKNVFGTLLRLHRPKTNDEGREQRLDNEGFDTPLTTPFYHKMFPILEELSLDKKSAITILQSQFPTDFFSQVKVLQLRCFPNKSLVPLFSLLPGFPNLQNLVVLDSSLKQLFPFEGFVGDQEDTTAFPPIRALKLKNLDVFRSLKTLKLCRCDTLINIVTSPTSKSMVQLETLTVKSCNMLTEIVGGDEGVGIGSTDEIVFSKMKTIELEDLQSLTSFCLGSYTFKFPSLEQLTVRKCPKLRIFTAGVSSTPKLRGVLAGWYDDRKWHCEGNLNATIEQLYMKYVGFEFIREVQLSNFPMLKEKWHGQFPFKNLKHLRKLVVDDCAFFSNAVSSNLLKYLFLSKMKNELVVERCDSVEELFDLEGLNADEGDVGLLKCLNELRLIDLPRLRHVWNDDPQGILSFKNLTLLQVQNCSSLTNIFTLSMASGLVNLQHMELKRCILVEHIITKEADEEVVKDKIMFPSMKSISLECLPNLSSFYSARDFLKCPSLKRIDMVGCPNMELLASKFCEDQDLSMIAEGNEEGIHNGDFVFSIAASSGGKVAIPSLEELRVEYNTMKDMWSQADFLSGLKGIELTCFSNDSTLLPSYFFQSLPDLEKLVLSDASFEEIIFHEEIISKETRAGLVKLKELRLSKLPRLKHLMDAKLLTVFQYLKTLEVLECGRLEILVPSSVSFQNLKTLEVSNCHGLVNLISSSTARSLERLRKMKIEKCGLIQEIIVTEADKDEEEKICFGQLKCLELQHLPSLSSFCSES
- the LOC110649893 gene encoding uncharacterized protein LOC110649893 isoform X4 — encoded protein: MVLNIFVSMVTQLIKEPINEYIVGPIIRHMSHPFTCKSKFETLHHEAEQLRNKRLKLQQSADEAKRKGEEIYESVDKWLIEAGKAIEEADEFIQGEEQAKKRCFVGLCPDLKTRYLLSKKAEKKALAIDKLVNEGDHDPISFRPRILQIVASSVYHREALNSRVLFLKQVMDALRDPNLNKIGVHGMGGVGKTTLAKEVHRQAIEEKLFDEVVMVAVNQIPELRRIQSEVADVLGLTFDVEGIPGRANRLYERLKKEKKVLIILDDIWKQLDLKAVGIPIGDDCKGCKILLTSRDKHVLSQMGTQVVFHLDVLQDEEAWSLFEMTLADAEDSELPPIAREVAKKCAGLPLLLLTVATDLRNRESYAWNDKLKQLSVFDNEEIYAKVHSVLESSYNDLPGNEVKSFFLLCGLLGLSNIPIRSLLKYVMGLSLFKHISTVKEARNKVYTLIDTLKAKCLLIDADKYGFVKMHDVVRDTALLIASREQHAFIGTRSGSELMKWPNKDSARISLPYCDIEDLPEGWECPKAELLLLFTEVLSLGIPDLFFKGIRNLEVVDFTGMRFVSLPSSLAFLSNLHTLCLHRCQLDDIAIIGDLKQLRVLSFANSYIVELPRQIEELTRLKLLDVSDCSKLKMIPASALSKLSLLEALYMSNSFDQWEADGIRNQGNASLAELEYLSHLMTLEVQILDAKILPKRLFSNGLQSYRILIGYGWDWNGNYKTSRMLKLKLKTSIHSEYGVKVLLRETEDLYLDEVRGAENVLYDIDGDGFPQLKRLHVQNNTVIQHIINSTKCAACDAFPILESLILKNLMNLEKICHGQLAAGSFNKLGILEVWNCNRLTNLFSLSTARCLLQLRVMGVRSCPNMEAIVIDEDQDSNEEVVEFNQLRSLKLDGLPHLRSFRSNMKKVPPGTESRHKQILTADETAFEEFLSEELSLFNRMQVSFPNLEDLRLDSVTCEKIWHDQLSATYSNLKSLTVTRCDNLKYLFTTSIVKSLLHLKRLHIGECRSMKEIILTEESIEEEDERVNKIIFPKLDVLRLRHLPNLIRFCSGYQIEFQSLRDLNIEGCGALMCLVPSVPHTDMMAKQVYTEKNHNTEIQSLFNEMVAFSNLENLNLREMNEMKSVWHSQLAANSFCKLKSLGISHCSKLRTVFPSNVLERFQRLEELNVRFCKSLQEIYQLEGFNVVEAFELRKLYIQSLPSLKHVWRKDPQGVFTFQNLKSVEVSYCGVLKNLFPASIAESLLQLENLTIIKCGVEEIVAKPEDVEPAPYYCFKFPQLTSLKLIELLELRSFYPGTHISEWQKLKCLEVRNCRKARKFGLEEGHEEGQHSIPIQQPLLLLEKMSPNLEELTLEHKDLIAIQHRQLSFQHFFKLKVLTLSNLQNRSQLFLIGFLKTLYYVDTIVVESGNLEELFLCEGFTLVKNLKLSTVDNLKQIWDVDSRLKPVLQHLETLSVNHCNSLINTVPSSSSFLNLATLEVSSCEGLVNLITVSTAKTMVQLTKMRVSCCNKMTEIVTSDGDDHREDEIIFSKLQILELTHLSSLISFCSGNHAFNFPSLENVKVNKCLQMKIFSFGVLNTPKLRGIRLQNQQHWEGNLNASIAANQLKVHPYFQVSQFPALWHGGIQGRLFHNVQSLTVDKCAISDIPVPANLLQFLNKLKSLQVEYCDSAEIVFDLEGLSVDDGHTKLLPQLSILHLANLPMLRHLWNKDPLGILEFHNLRLLHVENCNSLKNIFTWSTALCLMQLEEIKLSNCNTIEEIIEKEGPEEATSSADKMILPSLKLVDLECLPKFSSFYSGSSNLECLSLKKLSICECPSMKNVFGTLLRLHRPKTNDEGREQRLDNEGFDTPLTTPFYHKMFPILEELSLDKKSAITILQSQFPTDFFSQVKVLQLRCFPNKSLVPLFSLLPGFPNLQNLVVLDSSLKQLFPFEGFVGDQEDTTAFPPIRALKLKNLDVFRSLKTLKLCRCDTLINIVTSPTSKSMVQLETLTVKSCNMLTEIVGGDEGVGIGSTDEIVFSKMKTIELEDLQSLTSFCLGSYTFKFPSLEQLTVRKCPKLRIFTAGVSSTPKLRGVLAGWYDDRKWHCEGNLNATIEQLYMKYVGFEFIREVQLSNFPMLKEKWHGQFPFKNLKHLRKLVVDDCAFFSNAVSSNLLKYLFLSKMKNELVVERCDSVEELFDLEGLNADEGDVGLLKCLNELRLIDLPRLRHVWNDDPQGILSFKNLTLLQVQNCSSLTNIFTLSMASGLVNLQHMELKRCILVEHIITKEADEEVVKDKIMFPSMKSISLECLPNLSSFYSARDFLKCPSLKRIDMVGCPNMELLASKFCEDQDLSMIAEGNEEGIHNGDFVFSIAASSGGKVAIPSLEELRVEYNTMKDMWSQADFLSGLKGIELTCFSNDSTLLPSYFFQSLPDLEKLVLSDASFEEIIFHEEIISKETRAGLVKLKELRLSKLPRLKHLMDAKLLTVFQYLKTLEVLECGRLEILVPSSVSFQNLKTLEVSNCHGLVNLISSSTARSLERLRKMKIEKCGLIQEIIVTEADKDEEEKICFGQLKCLELQHLPSLSSFCSGSTIRNSNS